The Nerophis ophidion isolate RoL-2023_Sa linkage group LG24, RoL_Noph_v1.0, whole genome shotgun sequence genome includes a region encoding these proteins:
- the gtf2a1 gene encoding transcription initiation factor IIA subunit 1 yields the protein MASSANSNPVPKLYKTVIEDVINEVRELFLDEGVDEQVLLELKTLWESKLLQSKAVDGFHTEEQAALQAAQQQQQHQQQQQVQQGSQPAQSQQVVLSSQQQQASQQQVLVQDSKLLQHMTTTGMSAAATQAALALPTGVTPYPQLITSSGQFLQVVRAPNGVQYVFQQPQQSILLQQQMQPGSVQAPVIQQVLAPLQGSLSQQTGVIIQQPQIVLAPGNKVQGNAQVMQAAAVTSQQQQSVSQSAAQFQQAQLQQAQGAAAPQGTAAPQGAAVPQAQVQPQQANPGQTQAPQPPIMLQVDGAGDTSSDEDEDEEEEYDEDEEEEKEKDGGEEGQVEEESLNSGDDVSDEEDQELFDTENVVVCQYDKIHRSKNKWKFHLKDGIMNLNGRDYVFSKAIGDAEW from the exons CCTAAGCTGTATAAGACTGTGATAGAGGATGTCATCAACGAGGTGCGAGAATTGTTCCTGGATGAGGGAGTGGATGAGCAAGTCCTCCTGGAACTGAAAACA CTATGGGAGAGCAAACTGTTGCAGTCCAAGGCAGTCGACGGCTTCCACACCGAGGAGCAAGCTGCCCTGCAGGCTgctcagcagcagcagcagcaccaaCAGCAGCAGCAAGTCCAGCAGGGTTCCCAGCCAGCACAGTCGCAGCAAGTCGTCCTGTCTTCTCAGCAACAGCAAG CCTCCCAGCAGCAAGTTCTTGTTCAAGATTCCAAGCTCCTACAGCACATGACTACAACAGGCATG AGTGCGGCAGCGACACAAGCAGCACTCGCTCTGCCCACAGGGGTCACGCCATATCCCCAGCTTATCACCAGCTCAG GTCAGTTCCTGCAGGTTGTCCGTGCGCCCAACGGGGTGCAGTACGTGTTTCAGCAGCCTCAGCAGTCCATCCTCTTGCAGCAGCAGATGCAACCTGGCTCTGTGCAGGCCCCGGTCATACAGCAG GTCCTGGCTCCTCTACAAGGAAGCCTGTCTCAGCAAACCGGAGTAATCATCCAACAGCCTCAGATTGTCTTAGCCCCTGGAAATAAAGTCCAAGGCAATGCACAG GTTATGCAGGCTGCTGCGGTGACATCTCAGCAGCagcagtcagtcagtcagtcagcggCCCAGTTCCAACAAGCCCAGCTCCAGCAAGCCCAGGGCGCAGCAGCGCCACAGGGCACAGCAGCGCCACAGGGCGCAGCAGTGCCACAGGCCCAGGTGCAGCCCCAGCAGGCAAACCCTGGTCAAACCCAGGCTCCGCAGCCGCCTATAATGCTGCAGGTGGACGGGGCCGGTGACACGTCCTCGGATGAAGACGAGGACGAGGAAGAGGAATATgacgaggacgaggaggaggaaaaagaaaaagacgGGGGAGAGGAAGGGCAGGTGGAGGAG GAGTCACTGAACAGCGGCGATGATGTCTCCGACGAGGAGGACCAGGAGCTGTTTGACACAGAGAATGTAGTCGTGTGCCAGTATGACAAG ATTCACAGAAGTAAGAACAAATGGAAATTTCACCTAAAAGACGGCATCATGAATCTGAACGGGAGAGACTACGTCTTCTCTAAAGCCATCGGGGACGCCGAATGGTGA